The following are from one region of the Candidatus Trichorickettsia mobilis genome:
- a CDS encoding phosphoethanolamine transferase: MFKILQKHLELNLIKIAAIIAIIYMLLFNSAVFIYKFDYYKVSGVLAILELGKDFIYIYLTLFIFFFGCTIHRTLFLITAILLFISGALSSYYLYFFKIAPTKEIIKALFGTNLNEAFELASTNLIVWLVFSISICIYTIKHFGINTSKLFINKLLAAICLLLTINAIISLPYKVLGSYFPIQYLHNTYLYFTEMWRHSTRNDISQQFSFIDNSAADIVGVLVIGESARYSNFGINGYNRETTPKLKTINNLSSFKAHSCSNITYLSVPCLLSRHSSSNLDHVFEETGLLSILTHLKFNTTWIGTQSLMKYLNNTHLGTVYDEVNFAIIPGGSALFAMNAHDGVMLPYIENILKNSGKQFLVIHTSGSHWSYTNRYPAEFNYFKPGCNVSGKVDQSSCGHEGLINTYDNSILYTDFFLFNLIELLKNKNALLIYAADHAEQLGENGRYGHGGEITPEQIEIAFIIWTSDQFTKNHPELATAIKTHHNNVQEISHDYVFHSVLDCLGIHSEIIDQKLSLCK, encoded by the coding sequence ATGTTTAAAATATTACAAAAACACTTGGAGCTTAACTTAATTAAGATAGCAGCAATAATAGCTATTATCTATATGCTCCTTTTTAATTCAGCTGTGTTTATCTATAAATTCGACTATTATAAAGTTAGCGGAGTTCTGGCTATTTTAGAATTAGGCAAGGATTTTATTTATATATACCTTACCTTATTTATCTTCTTTTTTGGCTGCACCATTCATCGCACATTATTTTTAATTACCGCTATATTACTTTTTATCAGTGGAGCATTATCCAGTTATTATTTATATTTCTTTAAAATTGCACCAACTAAAGAAATAATAAAAGCATTATTTGGCACTAATCTCAATGAAGCTTTCGAGCTAGCAAGTACTAATCTAATAGTATGGTTAGTTTTTAGTATATCTATTTGTATTTATACTATTAAACATTTTGGAATAAATACTAGCAAGCTTTTTATAAATAAATTATTAGCTGCGATTTGTTTGTTATTAACTATCAACGCTATCATCTCTCTGCCTTACAAAGTTTTAGGCAGCTATTTTCCGATCCAGTACCTACATAACACCTATTTATATTTTACTGAGATGTGGCGCCACTCTACTCGCAATGATATTAGTCAACAATTTAGTTTTATCGATAATTCTGCTGCAGATATTGTTGGTGTATTGGTAATTGGAGAATCTGCAAGATATAGTAATTTTGGTATTAATGGCTACAATCGAGAGACAACACCAAAGCTAAAAACTATAAACAATTTATCATCTTTTAAAGCACACTCATGCTCTAATATAACTTATTTATCAGTGCCGTGCTTACTATCTCGCCATTCGTCTTCTAATCTAGATCATGTCTTCGAGGAAACTGGGTTATTATCTATCCTTACTCACCTTAAGTTTAACACCACCTGGATTGGCACGCAATCATTAATGAAATATTTAAATAACACTCATCTAGGCACCGTCTATGATGAAGTAAATTTTGCCATTATCCCCGGTGGCTCTGCTTTATTTGCCATGAACGCTCATGATGGCGTTATGCTGCCTTACATTGAAAATATCCTCAAAAATAGCGGTAAACAATTTTTGGTGATACATACTTCAGGTAGTCATTGGAGTTATACTAACCGCTATCCAGCAGAGTTCAATTATTTCAAGCCTGGTTGTAATGTGAGCGGGAAAGTTGATCAAAGTAGCTGCGGTCATGAAGGTCTAATTAATACTTATGATAACTCAATTTTATATACCGATTTTTTTTTGTTCAATTTAATAGAGTTACTTAAAAATAAAAATGCCTTGCTAATTTATGCTGCTGATCATGCTGAACAGCTGGGAGAAAATGGTAGATATGGTCATGGTGGAGAGATTACGCCTGAACAAATTGAAATAGCTTTTATCATCTGGACCTCCGATCAATTTACTAAGAATCATCCTGAACTTGCTACTGCAATTAAAACTCATCATAATAATGTCCAAGAGATTAGTCATGATTATGTATTTCACTCGGTATTGGATTGTTTAGGTATTCACTCTGAAATTATTGATCAGAAATTGAGTTTATGTAAGTAG
- the lpxB gene encoding lipid-A-disaccharide synthase yields MTNIYIIAGEPSGDFIGSRVMFNLKSLQPALNFIGVGGKLMSEQGLHSLFPLNEISIMGFWEIIPHIPRLKKLIQHTAEDIINQAPDILITIDSPGFTYRVAQKVRAKMPYLKMLHIVAPSVWVYKPGRAKKYAKLYNHLLALLPFEPPYFEAVGLPCSYIGHPVTEQDFYSAKTELQAKENIPIPPAHKIICVTAGSRVGEIARHTPVFCQALNIVSKFYPDLQALFVINDPSHQTLITRLLTGANFDFKFSLDRLKSFALADVALAKSGTNTLEIAASSTPMIVAYKINIMSYVFIKLLIKIKYISLINIIPNQKILPEFIQSDCNPKSIANEIINILANPNVATQQLQASNQVLNILGFNSNNQPSMRAANIILELLAKNEL; encoded by the coding sequence ATGACTAATATCTATATTATTGCCGGCGAACCATCAGGAGACTTTATTGGTAGTCGTGTAATGTTTAACTTAAAATCATTACAACCTGCCCTAAACTTTATTGGTGTTGGCGGCAAGTTAATGAGTGAACAAGGATTACACAGTTTGTTCCCACTCAATGAAATTAGCATTATGGGATTCTGGGAGATTATTCCACATATTCCAAGATTAAAAAAATTAATCCAACATACTGCTGAAGATATTATTAACCAGGCTCCTGATATACTAATTACCATCGATTCACCAGGATTCACTTACCGCGTAGCACAAAAAGTCCGTGCAAAGATGCCCTACTTAAAAATGTTGCATATTGTTGCACCATCAGTTTGGGTTTATAAGCCAGGTAGAGCCAAGAAATATGCTAAATTATATAATCACTTGCTAGCATTACTACCATTTGAACCACCTTATTTTGAAGCAGTAGGATTGCCTTGTTCTTATATTGGTCATCCGGTTACCGAGCAAGATTTTTATAGCGCAAAAACGGAACTACAAGCCAAAGAAAATATACCGATACCTCCAGCGCATAAAATTATTTGCGTCACCGCTGGTAGTCGTGTTGGTGAAATTGCACGTCATACTCCTGTTTTTTGTCAGGCACTGAATATTGTAAGTAAGTTCTATCCTGATCTACAAGCATTATTTGTAATTAACGATCCTAGCCATCAAACATTGATCACCAGGCTACTGACAGGCGCTAATTTTGATTTTAAATTTTCTCTGGATCGGCTAAAATCTTTTGCGTTGGCAGATGTAGCACTAGCAAAATCCGGTACTAATACTTTAGAAATTGCAGCATCATCAACTCCGATGATAGTAGCATATAAGATAAATATCATGAGCTATGTCTTCATAAAGCTATTAATTAAGATAAAATATATTTCTTTAATTAATATTATTCCTAATCAGAAAATTTTACCGGAATTCATTCAATCCGATTGTAATCCTAAATCCATAGCAAATGAGATAATTAATATTTTAGCCAATCCTAACGTTGCTACTCAACAACTTCAAGCAAGTAACCAGGTTTTAAATATTCTTGGGTTCAACTCAAATAATCAGCCATCGATGCGCGCTGCAAACATTATTCTGGAATTACTGGCAAAAAATGAACTATAG
- a CDS encoding 23S rRNA (adenine(2030)-N(6))-methyltransferase RlmJ, translating to MNYRHIYHAGNFADIVKHFTLIAIIEQLKKKEKPFAVLDAFAGIGQYDLLSVEALKTNESINGVQKLLQYANLKKIRPELIQKFLNIISLNPKSIYPGSPRIIHQLLRTHDRLIACELHPEDYKSLKILFTCTNNRPLSKLSEERGFGGDTERRSAAHSRFVSDSSTGPVYKSSAEVEFRKRSNISIHQLDAYLAIKAFLPFIENRGLVFIDPPFERKDEFSKLIEALKIIKHRASNICVLIWYPIKSTAEIKKFYQDYKIIGFKEALTIDFMLLDSPNNMHQCGLLVINPPNIKNEISALMKYLTDNIFLNQAKFKISVI from the coding sequence ATGAACTATAGGCATATCTATCACGCTGGAAATTTTGCTGATATCGTTAAACATTTTACCTTGATAGCTATTATCGAGCAGTTAAAAAAGAAAGAAAAACCATTTGCAGTACTTGATGCTTTTGCAGGTATTGGTCAATATGATCTTCTATCAGTTGAAGCTTTAAAGACTAATGAAAGTATAAATGGAGTACAAAAATTACTGCAATATGCCAACTTAAAAAAGATAAGACCTGAGTTGATCCAAAAATTTCTAAATATTATCTCTTTAAATCCAAAATCTATTTATCCCGGTTCGCCACGAATTATTCATCAATTGTTGCGGACTCATGACCGCTTGATTGCCTGTGAACTACATCCAGAAGACTATAAAAGTTTGAAAATATTATTTACTTGTACTAATAATAGACCTCTTTCGAAACTCAGCGAAGAGAGAGGATTTGGAGGAGACACGGAACGCAGGTCCGCAGCGCACTCTAGGTTTGTTTCGGATTCGAGTACCGGACCTGTGTACAAATCATCCGCAGAAGTAGAGTTTCGAAAGAGGTCTAATATATCTATTCATCAACTAGACGCCTACCTTGCCATAAAAGCTTTTCTGCCTTTCATAGAAAATCGAGGGTTGGTATTTATTGATCCTCCTTTTGAACGCAAAGATGAATTTAGCAAATTAATAGAAGCTTTAAAAATTATCAAACATAGAGCCAGTAATATTTGTGTATTAATTTGGTATCCGATTAAAAGTACTGCTGAAATAAAAAAATTTTATCAGGACTACAAAATTATTGGTTTTAAAGAAGCTCTAACAATAGATTTTATGTTGTTAGACTCTCCAAATAATATGCATCAATGCGGTTTGCTGGTAATCAATCCTCCAAATATCAAAAATGAAATATCAGCTTTAATGAAATACTTAACTGATAACATATTTTTAAACCAGGCTAAATTTAAAATTAGCGTTATATAG
- the waaA gene encoding lipid IV(A) 3-deoxy-D-manno-octulosonic acid transferase, with the protein MLHVYNMLTILLMPVYIVVLIIRIFRQKEIISRIFERFAFSDRQRPAGALIWVHAASVGESIAAMTIINAINKISLHNFLVTSGTVSSAQILASKLPANAIHQFLPFDNVLVIKKFFKHWQPDLGIIVESELWPCLINEGSKNCKLLWVNARISDYSFQKWQKFSGFFQFIIAKFSDIIVQSSIDFKKLQTLGAKNIINLGNIKFANEKPAVDQQQYAKITEHLQGKKIIVAGSTHFEDEQVILPVVHQLKTQFPNCYLIIVLRHPERKNEVVKFCQNLNLTVSVRSETSLPSLTSDLYIVDSFGELGLFYSIADIVFVGGSFKQGGHNPIEPAHFGKIIIFGPDMSNCQIIANEMIDSDAAVQISDQKELLDKLQHYLQCNDTTEVQVYKNNAAVFIQKHQQILASYLEIISKYINK; encoded by the coding sequence ATGCTTCACGTATATAATATGCTAACTATTTTGCTAATGCCAGTATATATAGTTGTATTGATTATTAGAATATTTAGACAGAAAGAAATTATATCACGAATATTCGAGCGTTTTGCATTCTCTGATCGACAAAGACCAGCAGGCGCATTGATTTGGGTACATGCTGCAAGCGTTGGCGAATCAATTGCAGCAATGACCATCATTAATGCAATAAACAAGATTTCTTTGCATAATTTTTTGGTGACTTCCGGCACTGTATCTTCGGCTCAGATATTAGCTAGTAAATTACCAGCAAATGCCATTCATCAATTTTTACCTTTTGATAATGTCTTAGTGATTAAAAAATTCTTTAAACATTGGCAGCCAGATCTAGGAATTATAGTCGAATCAGAATTATGGCCATGTTTAATTAATGAGGGCAGCAAAAACTGTAAATTATTATGGGTGAACGCTCGGATCTCAGATTATTCGTTTCAAAAATGGCAAAAATTTAGCGGATTCTTTCAATTTATTATAGCTAAATTTAGCGATATTATTGTGCAAAGTAGTATAGATTTTAAAAAGCTTCAGACTCTTGGAGCGAAGAATATTATTAACTTGGGGAATATAAAATTTGCCAATGAGAAACCGGCTGTTGATCAGCAGCAATATGCAAAAATAACTGAACATTTGCAAGGTAAAAAAATAATAGTAGCTGGCAGCACTCATTTTGAAGATGAACAAGTAATTCTACCAGTGGTTCATCAACTAAAAACTCAGTTTCCAAATTGTTATCTGATCATTGTTTTACGTCATCCAGAGCGAAAAAATGAAGTAGTGAAATTTTGTCAGAACTTAAATTTAACCGTCAGTGTTAGATCAGAGACCTCATTGCCATCATTAACCAGTGATCTATATATTGTCGATAGCTTTGGTGAGTTAGGTTTATTTTATAGTATTGCTGATATTGTCTTTGTTGGCGGTTCATTCAAACAGGGAGGACATAACCCTATAGAACCTGCTCATTTTGGTAAAATAATAATCTTTGGTCCAGATATGAGTAACTGTCAAATTATCGCCAATGAGATGATAGATTCTGATGCTGCAGTACAAATAAGTGATCAGAAAGAGTTATTAGATAAATTACAGCATTATCTACAGTGCAATGATACTACAGAGGTACAAGTTTATAAAAATAACGCAGCTGTGTTTATTCAAAAACATCAACAAATATTAGCGAGTTATTTAGAAATTATTAGTAAATATATTAATAAATAA